TAATCTGAGAAAGAAGGGGGGCACTTGTTCAAATAATGGCGATCAGTGAAATGAACAAGATGTATCACAAGCTGACGCCTTTACCAGTTGCAGAGAGCCGTCATAGCTTTCTCCTGTTCCGAATGAATAGCCCGTTATGTAAGTAGCGCCGGCGACGATGCTGGAGAAGAACGCGCTCCATTTACTCTGCAACGCCGTCAAAATCCCCAAAAGTTatcccattttttttttgtaagccGTCGTAAAAACTGCCTACCACGTCCATTAGTATGTCGACCAATCTGACGGCGTCCATGGCGATAATCGCAGTGGCCCTGCTGGCCTCGATGCCGAGGCCTGCGAACCTGGGGCCGAGCCCACCGGGGAAGGCCCGGGCGTATTCTTCCTCGTTCAATGCTTCGCCGAGCCCAGCTTTGCCTGGAATCCACAGCGGCGCCTCCCGCTGAGCCATCGCGAGAAGCTCCTCCATGGCCACCACAGCCAACACGTGCGCCGCCGTTTGTTCAGTCTCCGGTCCCTTCCGGCTCAGAATCAAATTCAGTTCGGCCACCGGCGGCTCGAGCAGCACGGAGGGCGTCCTCAACGGTCGACTTGTGTATTTTGCAATCAGGCCCATCACCATCTCGATCTGTGAATCAAACCAgtccattttttttttacaaaagcccccctttttaaaacaaatttatcATTCTAAATATTGATTATCCAAATAATTTCGATCAAAATTGTTATTTACCTTCTCCCGCATACCAGCATTTTCAAGTACGagttcgtcgatgctcatctcgtcAAGTGTGGGAGGTTGGCCGCAATTGGAGCAGCGAATGGTACGTAGTGCCCCTTTCAGCTTCACATTTTCAGTTAAAAGTTGTGTGTTCTCTTCTTTCAGCCTTAAGTTATCCTCATGCTCCATTTGGTTCTACAAGCAAGACACATCGATAGAAACACTTTCTCAATGATTGCCTCTTTTTTTTCACAGAGGCATAATTACgagaaaatatttttatgaatttattttcATTCATAGAAAACTAAACTATATCTTAATTCTCACCTTTATTTGTGTCCTCTTGTTTTGAAACCAAAACTTCACTTGTTGAGGCTCTAATCCAAGATCTTGGGAAATTAATCTTCGTTGTGTCTCATCCGGATGTGGACTTTGTCGGAAGTACCTTCAAACAAATAGTCAAGTAAACCTAATTTCATTCTTTCACTAAgacagataaataaataaataatttactcCTCAAGTCCTTGGATTTGTTCTATCGTATGTCGATGATTGTGCCTCTTTCTTCCATAGTTTTGTTGATATTGCTCGTCAACCGATCCATTCTCTTGAGTAATAGATAAGTGATCTTCCGCTAGGTCAAGGAATAAATCATCCATTACTACATGTTCGTCCATTTGGACAaattgttgttgctgctgttgttgttgaTCTTCTGATTCATTCAAAACTCGTTCATCCTATACATGAATGTGAAGGAAAATATTAAGATAAGGACGCGAAGTACTAAAAAAGAAG
This window of the Zingiber officinale cultivar Zhangliang chromosome 3B, Zo_v1.1, whole genome shotgun sequence genome carries:
- the LOC122054772 gene encoding homeobox-leucine zipper protein PROTODERMAL FACTOR 2-like; translation: MEHEDNLRLKEENTQLLTENVKLKGALRTIRCSNCGQPPTLDEMSIDELVLENAGMREKGGFCKKKMDWFDSQIEMVMGLIAKYTSRPLRTPSVLLEPPVAELNLILSRKGPETEQTAAHVLAVVAMEELLAMAQREAPLWIPGKAGLGEALNEEEYARAFPGGLGPRFAGLGIEASRATAIIAMDAVRLVDILMDVSKWSAFFSSIVAGATYITGYSFGTGESYDGSLQLITAELQAPSPLVALREGLFLRHCKLHGEGLWAVVDVSFEVSPDATMTKFRRRPSGCIIQQLPDDRSKVIWIEHVEVEAGGIHDMYKPIVNSGLVFGAKRWLETLSKQCERMASLMASNSTAPIVGDDAVATKNILKLSDRMVVCFFSGVSGSVLHQWADRRNVGMNDVKIRGRKNNGDPGRPTGIVLSASTSIWLPIPPKRVFDFLRDVPSRNQVFRAQ